The following are encoded together in the Tripterygium wilfordii isolate XIE 37 chromosome 18, ASM1340144v1, whole genome shotgun sequence genome:
- the LOC119983955 gene encoding probable pre-mRNA-splicing factor ATP-dependent RNA helicase DEAH2 isoform X3 codes for MGTERKRKVSLFDVVDETTVSKISKTNGVGAAMNNSGVNSLVNPWTGRSYSQRYYEILEKRRTLPVWHQKEEFLQVLTANQVVVLVGETGSGKTTQIPQFVLDAVETATPDKRRKMMIACTQPRRVAAMSVSRRVAEEMDVTIGEEVGYSIRFEDCSSSKTVLKYLTDGMLLREAMTDPLLERYKVIVLDEAHERTLATDVLFGLLKEVLKNRPDLKLVVMSATLEAEKFQGYFNGAPLMKVPGRLHPVEIFYTQEPERDYLEAAIRTIVQIHLCEPSGDILVFLTGEEEIEDACRKISKEIANLGDQVGPVKAVPLYSTLPPAMQQKIFDPAPPPLNEGGPPGRKIVVSTNIAETSLTIDGIVYVIDPGFSKQKVYNPRVRVESLLVSPISKASAHQRSGRAGRTQPGKCFRLYTERSFNNDLQPQTYPEILRSNLANTVLTLKKLGIDDLVHFDFMDPPAPETLMRALEVLNYLGALDDEGNLTRLGETMSEFPLDPQMSKMLVVSPEFNCSNEILSISAMLSGCHQQLSSLGPMPPVGMP; via the exons ATGGGTacagagaggaagaggaaggtAAGCTTGTTCGATGTGGTGGACGAGACTACGGTCTCAAAGATTTCGAAGACCAATGGTGTGGGAGCAGCGATGAACAACAGCGGAGTCAATAGCCTGGTGAATCCGTGGACTGGGCGGTCGTATTCCCAGAGGTACTATGAGATTCTGGAGAAGAGGAGGACTTTACCAGTTTGGCACCAGAAAGAGGAGTTCTTACAGGTCTTGACGGCGAACCAGGTCGTTGTACTTGTTGGTGAGACTGGTAGCGGCAAGACAACACAG ATTCCTCAATTTGTATTGGATGCTGTGGAGACGGCAACTCCTGATAAGCGCCGGAAAATGATGATTGCATGCACACAACCTCGTAGGGTGGCTGCAATGTCTGTTTCGAGACGTGTCGCTGAGGAGATGGATGTAACTATTGGGGAAGAAGTTGGTTACAGCATTCGTTTTGAAGATTGCAGTAGTTCAAAAACAGTTTTAAA GTATCTGACTGATGGTATGCTTCTAAGAGAGGCGATGACAGATCCGCTGTTGGAACGTTATAAAGTGATAGTTCTCGATGAGGCTCATGAAAGGACATTGGCAACTGATGTTCTGTTTGGCTTGCTGAAGGAAGTGCTGAAGAATAGACCTGACCTGAAGCTCGTTGTGATGAGTGCTACTCTTGAGGCTGAAAAGTTTCAGGGATATTTTAATGGTGCACCTCTTATGAAGGTTCCTGGTAGGCTTCACCCAGTGGAGATATTCTACACCCAGGAACCTGAAAGGGATTATCTGGAGGCTGCAATTAGGACTATTGTGCAGATACACTTGTGTGAACCGTCGGGAGACATACTTGTTTTCCTTACTGGAGAAGAGGAGATTGAAGATGCATGCCGAAAAATcagtaaagaaattgcaaattTGGGGGATCAAGTGGGGCCTGTGAAAGCAGTGCCTTTGTATTCTACTCTTCCTCCAGCTATGCAACAGAAAATATTTGATCCTGCTCCTCCTCCACTAAATGAGGGTGGTCCCCCAGGAAGAAAGATTGTGGTGTCAACAAATATTGCAGAAACTTCTTTGACCATAGATGGCATTGTTTATGTCATTGACCCTGGTTTTTCTAAACAAAAAGTCTATAATCCACGTGTGCGTGTTGAATCGTTATTGGTGTCTCCAATATCAAAGGCAAGTGCACATCAGAGATCAGGGCGTGCTGGAAGAACTCAGCCAGGCAAATGTTTCAGGCTTTACACCGAGAGAAGTTTCAATAATGACCTCCAGCCACAGACCTATCCGGAAATACTGCGTTCGAACCTTGCTAACACTGTTCTCACTTTGAAAAAACTTGGAATTGATGATCTGGTGCATTTTGATTTTATGGATCCCCCGGCCCCTGAGACATTGATGAGAGCACTAGAGGTTTTGAATTACTTGGGAGCATTGGATGATGAGGGGAACTTGACAAGGTTAGGGGAAACAATGAGTGAATTTCCTTTAGATCCTCAGATGTCAAAGATGCTCGTTGTTAGTCCTGAATTCAATTGTTCAAATGAGATTTTGTCAATTTCAGCAATGCTTTCAG gTTGTCATCAGCAACTGTCTAGTCTGGGTCCCATGCCCCCGGTTGGCATGCCATAG
- the LOC119983955 gene encoding probable pre-mRNA-splicing factor ATP-dependent RNA helicase DEAH2 isoform X2, with protein sequence MGTERKRKVSLFDVVDETTVSKISKTNGVGAAMNNSGVNSLVNPWTGRSYSQRYYEILEKRRTLPVWHQKEEFLQVLTANQVVVLVGETGSGKTTQIPQFVLDAVETATPDKRRKMMIACTQPRRVAAMSVSRRVAEEMDVTIGEEVGYSIRFEDCSSSKTVLKYLTDGMLLREAMTDPLLERYKVIVLDEAHERTLATDVLFGLLKEVLKNRPDLKLVVMSATLEAEKFQGYFNGAPLMKVPGRLHPVEIFYTQEPERDYLEAAIRTIVQIHLCEPSGDILVFLTGEEEIEDACRKISKEIANLGDQVGPVKAVPLYSTLPPAMQQKIFDPAPPPLNEGGPPGRKIVVSTNIAETSLTIDGIVYVIDPGFSKQKVYNPRVRVESLLVSPISKASAHQRSGRAGRTQPGKCFRLYTERSFNNDLQPQTYPEILRSNLANTVLTLKKLGIDDLVHFDFMDPPAPETLMRALEVLNYLGALDDEGNLTRLGETMSEFPLDPQMSKMLVVSPEFNCSNEILSISAMLSVFQFSLMKQMVSSRLYASADHHGPLL encoded by the exons ATGGGTacagagaggaagaggaaggtAAGCTTGTTCGATGTGGTGGACGAGACTACGGTCTCAAAGATTTCGAAGACCAATGGTGTGGGAGCAGCGATGAACAACAGCGGAGTCAATAGCCTGGTGAATCCGTGGACTGGGCGGTCGTATTCCCAGAGGTACTATGAGATTCTGGAGAAGAGGAGGACTTTACCAGTTTGGCACCAGAAAGAGGAGTTCTTACAGGTCTTGACGGCGAACCAGGTCGTTGTACTTGTTGGTGAGACTGGTAGCGGCAAGACAACACAG ATTCCTCAATTTGTATTGGATGCTGTGGAGACGGCAACTCCTGATAAGCGCCGGAAAATGATGATTGCATGCACACAACCTCGTAGGGTGGCTGCAATGTCTGTTTCGAGACGTGTCGCTGAGGAGATGGATGTAACTATTGGGGAAGAAGTTGGTTACAGCATTCGTTTTGAAGATTGCAGTAGTTCAAAAACAGTTTTAAA GTATCTGACTGATGGTATGCTTCTAAGAGAGGCGATGACAGATCCGCTGTTGGAACGTTATAAAGTGATAGTTCTCGATGAGGCTCATGAAAGGACATTGGCAACTGATGTTCTGTTTGGCTTGCTGAAGGAAGTGCTGAAGAATAGACCTGACCTGAAGCTCGTTGTGATGAGTGCTACTCTTGAGGCTGAAAAGTTTCAGGGATATTTTAATGGTGCACCTCTTATGAAGGTTCCTGGTAGGCTTCACCCAGTGGAGATATTCTACACCCAGGAACCTGAAAGGGATTATCTGGAGGCTGCAATTAGGACTATTGTGCAGATACACTTGTGTGAACCGTCGGGAGACATACTTGTTTTCCTTACTGGAGAAGAGGAGATTGAAGATGCATGCCGAAAAATcagtaaagaaattgcaaattTGGGGGATCAAGTGGGGCCTGTGAAAGCAGTGCCTTTGTATTCTACTCTTCCTCCAGCTATGCAACAGAAAATATTTGATCCTGCTCCTCCTCCACTAAATGAGGGTGGTCCCCCAGGAAGAAAGATTGTGGTGTCAACAAATATTGCAGAAACTTCTTTGACCATAGATGGCATTGTTTATGTCATTGACCCTGGTTTTTCTAAACAAAAAGTCTATAATCCACGTGTGCGTGTTGAATCGTTATTGGTGTCTCCAATATCAAAGGCAAGTGCACATCAGAGATCAGGGCGTGCTGGAAGAACTCAGCCAGGCAAATGTTTCAGGCTTTACACCGAGAGAAGTTTCAATAATGACCTCCAGCCACAGACCTATCCGGAAATACTGCGTTCGAACCTTGCTAACACTGTTCTCACTTTGAAAAAACTTGGAATTGATGATCTGGTGCATTTTGATTTTATGGATCCCCCGGCCCCTGAGACATTGATGAGAGCACTAGAGGTTTTGAATTACTTGGGAGCATTGGATGATGAGGGGAACTTGACAAGGTTAGGGGAAACAATGAGTGAATTTCCTTTAGATCCTCAGATGTCAAAGATGCTCGTTGTTAGTCCTGAATTCAATTGTTCAAATGAGATTTTGTCAATTTCAGCAATGCTTTCAG TTTTTCAGTTTTCTCTCATGAAGCAAATGGTGTCGTCTCGCCTCTATGCATCTGCTGACCACCATGGGCCTCTTCTGTGA
- the LOC119983955 gene encoding probable pre-mRNA-splicing factor ATP-dependent RNA helicase DEAH2 isoform X1 — translation MGTERKRKVSLFDVVDETTVSKISKTNGVGAAMNNSGVNSLVNPWTGRSYSQRYYEILEKRRTLPVWHQKEEFLQVLTANQVVVLVGETGSGKTTQIPQFVLDAVETATPDKRRKMMIACTQPRRVAAMSVSRRVAEEMDVTIGEEVGYSIRFEDCSSSKTVLKYLTDGMLLREAMTDPLLERYKVIVLDEAHERTLATDVLFGLLKEVLKNRPDLKLVVMSATLEAEKFQGYFNGAPLMKVPGRLHPVEIFYTQEPERDYLEAAIRTIVQIHLCEPSGDILVFLTGEEEIEDACRKISKEIANLGDQVGPVKAVPLYSTLPPAMQQKIFDPAPPPLNEGGPPGRKIVVSTNIAETSLTIDGIVYVIDPGFSKQKVYNPRVRVESLLVSPISKASAHQRSGRAGRTQPGKCFRLYTERSFNNDLQPQTYPEILRSNLANTVLTLKKLGIDDLVHFDFMDPPAPETLMRALEVLNYLGALDDEGNLTRLGETMSEFPLDPQMSKMLVVSPEFNCSNEILSISAMLSVPNCFIRPREAQKAADEAKARFGHIDGDHLTLLNVYHAYKQNNEDPSWCYENFVNHRAMKSADNVRQQLVRIMARFNLKLCSTDFNSRDYYINIRKAMLAGYFMQVAHLERTGHYLTVKDNQVVNLHPSNCLDHKPEWVIYNEYVLTSRNFIRTVTDIRGEWLVDIAPHYYDIENFPQCEAKRKLEKLYKKREENKGKK, via the exons ATGGGTacagagaggaagaggaaggtAAGCTTGTTCGATGTGGTGGACGAGACTACGGTCTCAAAGATTTCGAAGACCAATGGTGTGGGAGCAGCGATGAACAACAGCGGAGTCAATAGCCTGGTGAATCCGTGGACTGGGCGGTCGTATTCCCAGAGGTACTATGAGATTCTGGAGAAGAGGAGGACTTTACCAGTTTGGCACCAGAAAGAGGAGTTCTTACAGGTCTTGACGGCGAACCAGGTCGTTGTACTTGTTGGTGAGACTGGTAGCGGCAAGACAACACAG ATTCCTCAATTTGTATTGGATGCTGTGGAGACGGCAACTCCTGATAAGCGCCGGAAAATGATGATTGCATGCACACAACCTCGTAGGGTGGCTGCAATGTCTGTTTCGAGACGTGTCGCTGAGGAGATGGATGTAACTATTGGGGAAGAAGTTGGTTACAGCATTCGTTTTGAAGATTGCAGTAGTTCAAAAACAGTTTTAAA GTATCTGACTGATGGTATGCTTCTAAGAGAGGCGATGACAGATCCGCTGTTGGAACGTTATAAAGTGATAGTTCTCGATGAGGCTCATGAAAGGACATTGGCAACTGATGTTCTGTTTGGCTTGCTGAAGGAAGTGCTGAAGAATAGACCTGACCTGAAGCTCGTTGTGATGAGTGCTACTCTTGAGGCTGAAAAGTTTCAGGGATATTTTAATGGTGCACCTCTTATGAAGGTTCCTGGTAGGCTTCACCCAGTGGAGATATTCTACACCCAGGAACCTGAAAGGGATTATCTGGAGGCTGCAATTAGGACTATTGTGCAGATACACTTGTGTGAACCGTCGGGAGACATACTTGTTTTCCTTACTGGAGAAGAGGAGATTGAAGATGCATGCCGAAAAATcagtaaagaaattgcaaattTGGGGGATCAAGTGGGGCCTGTGAAAGCAGTGCCTTTGTATTCTACTCTTCCTCCAGCTATGCAACAGAAAATATTTGATCCTGCTCCTCCTCCACTAAATGAGGGTGGTCCCCCAGGAAGAAAGATTGTGGTGTCAACAAATATTGCAGAAACTTCTTTGACCATAGATGGCATTGTTTATGTCATTGACCCTGGTTTTTCTAAACAAAAAGTCTATAATCCACGTGTGCGTGTTGAATCGTTATTGGTGTCTCCAATATCAAAGGCAAGTGCACATCAGAGATCAGGGCGTGCTGGAAGAACTCAGCCAGGCAAATGTTTCAGGCTTTACACCGAGAGAAGTTTCAATAATGACCTCCAGCCACAGACCTATCCGGAAATACTGCGTTCGAACCTTGCTAACACTGTTCTCACTTTGAAAAAACTTGGAATTGATGATCTGGTGCATTTTGATTTTATGGATCCCCCGGCCCCTGAGACATTGATGAGAGCACTAGAGGTTTTGAATTACTTGGGAGCATTGGATGATGAGGGGAACTTGACAAGGTTAGGGGAAACAATGAGTGAATTTCCTTTAGATCCTCAGATGTCAAAGATGCTCGTTGTTAGTCCTGAATTCAATTGTTCAAATGAGATTTTGTCAATTTCAGCAATGCTTTCAG TACCCAATTGCTTTATCCGGCCTAGGGAGGCACAAAAAGCTGCTGATGAAGCGAAAGCAAGATTTGGGCACATTGATGGGGATCACCTCACTCTTCTGAATGTATACCATGCATACAAGCAGAATA ATGAAGATCCCTCTTGGTGCTATGAAAACTTTGTCAATCACAGGGCTATGAAGTCTGCAGACAATGTTAGACAACAGCTTGTCCGTATTATGGCTAGGTTTAACCTCAAGTTGTGCAGCACCGATTTCAACAGCCGTGATTACTACATCAATATAAGGAAGGCCATGCTTGCTGGATATTTCATGCAGGTAGCTCACCTGGAACGGACGGGACACTACTTAACTGTGAAAGACAACCAA GTGGTGAATTTGCATCCTTCAAATTGCCTTGATCATAAGCCAGAGTGGGTAATTTATAACGAGTATGTCCTCACTAGCAGGAATTTTATCCGTACTGTGACAGATATCCGTGGTGAATG GTTGGTTGATATAGCACCACATTACTATGACATTGAGAACTTCCCCCAATGTGAAGCTAAGCGTAAACTTGAGAAGCTTTACAAGAAGAGGGAGGAGAACAAGGGCAAAAAATGA